In a genomic window of Akkermansia massiliensis:
- the lpxB gene encoding lipid-A-disaccharide synthase has translation MIAGEKSGDIHGALLLKNLLRLMPGMEVRGLGGHGMHALCPGVEDWADEAAVIGVVEVLKKYGWFRKRFLSILEQIRQDQPDCLILIDYPGFNLRLAEKVRKCCPHTKIIYFISPQVWAWHRGRIPKMVRMLDLMMCIFPFEAPLFQEAGLKTEFVGHPLVDEIASIRKDDVREASLVGLFPGSRNREIDRHFPVLIEVVRRLSGERPELSFETAASTEALAERMRGMAQKAGMPPELFHITVGGYHELMDRAAVGVVASGTATMEAALHRLPYMLVYKVPLLTYWMARMLIKIRFIGMVNILAQKSVVKELIQFDFTPDQVIEEIERLLVPENRDALLAEMKQASDKLGQGGAAEHAAQAVCRLLKE, from the coding sequence ATGATAGCAGGCGAGAAGAGCGGGGACATTCACGGAGCCCTGCTGTTGAAGAATCTGCTGCGCCTGATGCCCGGCATGGAGGTCAGGGGACTGGGCGGCCACGGCATGCATGCGTTATGCCCCGGCGTGGAGGATTGGGCGGATGAAGCCGCCGTCATCGGCGTGGTGGAGGTGCTCAAGAAATACGGGTGGTTCCGGAAGCGTTTTCTCTCCATTCTGGAGCAGATACGGCAGGACCAGCCGGACTGCCTCATTCTGATCGACTACCCGGGATTCAACCTGCGTCTGGCGGAAAAGGTGCGCAAGTGCTGCCCGCATACCAAAATCATTTATTTTATTTCCCCGCAGGTATGGGCATGGCACCGCGGCCGCATTCCCAAGATGGTGCGCATGCTGGACCTGATGATGTGCATCTTCCCCTTTGAGGCTCCCTTGTTCCAGGAAGCCGGGCTGAAAACGGAGTTCGTAGGGCACCCCCTGGTGGACGAGATTGCTTCCATCCGGAAGGATGACGTCCGGGAGGCGTCCCTGGTCGGTCTCTTTCCCGGCAGCCGGAACCGTGAGATTGACAGGCATTTCCCGGTGTTGATAGAGGTGGTCCGCCGCCTTTCCGGGGAACGGCCGGAGCTGTCTTTTGAAACCGCAGCTTCCACGGAGGCGCTTGCAGAAAGAATGCGCGGCATGGCGCAGAAGGCCGGCATGCCGCCGGAGCTGTTCCACATTACGGTGGGGGGCTATCATGAACTGATGGACCGCGCCGCCGTGGGCGTGGTGGCTTCCGGCACCGCCACGATGGAGGCCGCCTTGCACCGGCTTCCGTACATGCTGGTGTACAAGGTTCCCCTGCTCACGTACTGGATGGCGCGCATGCTTATTAAAATACGCTTCATCGGCATGGTGAACATTCTGGCGCAGAAATCCGTAGTCAAGGAGCTGATCCAGTTTGATTTTACGCCGGACCAGGTGATTGAGGAAATAGAACGCCTGCTGGTTCCGGAAAACAGGGATGCCCTGCTGGCGGAAATGAAGCAGGCCTCCGACAAGCTGGGGCAGGGCGGAGCGGCGGAACACGCGGCCCAGGCCGTCTGCCGTCTGCTGAAGGAGTAA
- the gdhA gene encoding NADP-specific glutamate dehydrogenase has product MAQTYSQRVLDLVKTRNSHEKEFIQAVQEVLNTIEPVLAANSKYEAHAILERIVEPERTILFRVPWIDDRGKVQVNRGYRVEFNSAIGPYKGGLRFHPSVNLGILKFLGFEQVFKNSLTTLPMGGGKGGSDFDPKGKSDNEVMRFCQSFMTELQRHIGADTDVPAGDIGVGGREIGYLFGQYKRIRNEFTGVLTGKSLNWGGSLIRPEATGYGCVYFAQNMLATRNDDLQGKVCLVSGSGNVAQYTVEKLNELGAKPVTMSDSNGYIYDPDGISPEKLAWVMELKNNRRGRIAEYVKQFPKAQYFEGQRPWSVPCDCAFPSATQNEINGEDARTLIKNGCTLVAEGANMPTDLEGIETYLAAKILYGPAKAANAGGVATSGLEMSQNSQRLSWTREEVDHKLKSIMANIHANALAHAQEYSSDKSFTNYVTGANIAGFVKVADSMIDQGVV; this is encoded by the coding sequence ATGGCACAGACATATTCCCAGCGCGTGCTCGACTTGGTGAAAACCAGGAACAGCCACGAAAAAGAATTCATCCAGGCCGTTCAGGAAGTGCTCAACACGATTGAGCCGGTTCTGGCCGCGAATTCCAAGTATGAAGCCCACGCGATTCTGGAACGGATCGTGGAACCGGAAAGAACCATCCTGTTCCGCGTGCCGTGGATCGACGACCGGGGGAAGGTTCAGGTGAACCGCGGGTACCGTGTGGAATTCAACAGCGCCATCGGGCCGTACAAGGGCGGCCTCCGCTTCCACCCCAGCGTGAACCTCGGCATTCTGAAGTTCCTGGGCTTTGAACAGGTTTTCAAAAACTCCCTCACCACCCTGCCCATGGGCGGCGGCAAGGGAGGCTCCGACTTCGACCCCAAGGGCAAGAGCGATAATGAAGTGATGCGCTTCTGCCAGAGCTTCATGACGGAACTCCAGCGCCACATCGGCGCGGATACGGACGTTCCCGCCGGGGACATCGGCGTGGGCGGCCGCGAGATCGGCTACCTCTTCGGCCAGTACAAGAGAATCCGCAATGAATTCACCGGCGTTCTCACCGGCAAGAGCCTGAACTGGGGCGGTTCCCTCATCCGTCCGGAAGCCACCGGCTACGGCTGCGTGTACTTCGCCCAGAACATGCTCGCCACCCGCAACGACGATTTGCAGGGCAAGGTTTGCCTGGTGTCCGGCTCCGGCAACGTGGCCCAGTACACGGTGGAAAAACTCAATGAACTGGGCGCAAAGCCCGTCACGATGTCCGATTCCAACGGCTACATTTACGATCCGGACGGCATTTCCCCGGAAAAACTGGCCTGGGTCATGGAACTCAAGAACAATCGCCGCGGCCGCATTGCGGAATACGTGAAGCAGTTCCCGAAGGCGCAGTACTTTGAAGGCCAGCGTCCCTGGAGCGTTCCGTGCGACTGCGCCTTCCCCTCCGCCACGCAGAACGAAATCAACGGAGAAGACGCCCGCACCCTCATCAAGAACGGCTGTACCCTGGTGGCGGAAGGCGCCAACATGCCCACGGACCTGGAAGGCATTGAAACCTACCTGGCCGCCAAAATCCTGTACGGCCCGGCCAAGGCCGCCAACGCCGGCGGCGTGGCCACGTCCGGTCTGGAAATGTCCCAGAACAGCCAGCGCCTCTCCTGGACGCGCGAGGAAGTGGACCACAAGCTGAAGAGCATCATGGCCAACATCCACGCGAACGCCCTGGCCCACGCCCAGGAATACTCTTCCGACAAATCCTTCACCAACTACGTCACCGGCGCCAATATTGCCGGCTTCGTGAAGGTGGCGGATTCCATGATCGACCAGGGAGTGGTTTGA
- a CDS encoding PEP-CTERM sorting domain-containing protein: MKKTLFLLISGGAFSIAQAASVFVDVYRDGPGRDGMNQYTSNAAAVLPLADASGSDTPYTLKIVKSAGNFFNTELSAVTSGEGDPAYYAYYQNKAAMTDLVNTLGSFDYGALSSYMAPGAGGSTTSSIQLGGLTVGDTVTFYMFISSIVAAPGATTVTGGTGTFEYAATDGTGFSSTPSFANGKLTLVKWTGEATADTLDFRIGGQKAGVAAMAFSVVPEPASASMGLLGLAAMLVRRRRA; this comes from the coding sequence ATGAAGAAAACATTATTCCTGCTTATTTCCGGAGGGGCTTTTTCCATCGCCCAGGCGGCTTCCGTTTTTGTGGACGTGTACAGGGATGGCCCAGGCAGAGACGGCATGAACCAGTACACTTCCAATGCTGCGGCTGTTCTCCCCTTGGCGGACGCTTCCGGAAGCGATACTCCCTACACGCTTAAAATCGTTAAAAGCGCCGGGAATTTCTTTAACACGGAGCTTTCCGCCGTAACTTCCGGGGAGGGTGACCCTGCCTATTACGCCTATTACCAGAACAAGGCGGCGATGACGGATCTGGTCAATACCCTCGGTTCTTTTGATTACGGTGCGCTGTCCTCCTACATGGCTCCCGGCGCCGGAGGCTCCACCACATCCTCCATTCAATTGGGGGGGCTGACGGTGGGAGACACGGTGACATTTTACATGTTCATTTCCAGTATCGTGGCCGCTCCGGGGGCCACTACCGTGACCGGGGGAACCGGCACCTTTGAATACGCGGCAACGGACGGGACCGGTTTTTCGTCCACGCCTTCCTTCGCCAACGGCAAGCTGACCCTGGTCAAATGGACAGGGGAGGCGACGGCGGATACTCTTGATTTCCGTATCGGAGGGCAGAAAGCCGGGGTTGCGGCCATGGCGTTTTCAGTTGTTCCGGA